The following nucleotide sequence is from Psychroflexus torquis ATCC 700755.
CAATTGGTTACTGCGCGAGACGCAGAGTCTGCTACTGCCGCTCCAATCTTACAAGGAATTACAAGAGCATCTCTACAAACCAAATCATTCATTTCGGCTGCTTCTTTCCAAGAAACAACCAAAGTATTAAACGAAGCTGCTGTAAGTGGAAAAGTAGATTACTTAGAAGGATTGAAAGAAAATGTAATTGTAGGACATAGAATTCCTGCAGGTACAGGTTTAAGAGAGTTTGACGACATCATAGTTGGTTCTAAAGAAGAATTGGCTAATATGATGGAGAAAAAACAACAAGTAAATGTAAACTTTAATTAATCATGAGCGATCAAAACGATAAGAAACAACAGAAGCTCAATATACAGATAGACGACGATGTCGCTCAGGGTATATATAGTAACTTGGCGATTATCAATCATTCTCAAACTGAGTTTGTACTGGATTTTGTAAACATAATGCCTGGATCTCCTAAGAATAAAGTGAGATCGAGAATTATACTTACACCACAACATGCTAAGCGTTTGATGAGGGCATTGAGTGATAACATCAATCGTTTTGAAAAAAGTCAGGGTTCGATTAAAGAACAAGATAAAACCAATATTCCTTTGAATTTTGGTGGACCTACTGGTGAAGCTTAATTTACATTGTAGATCTTTAAAAAAATCCCCTCAAACATTAGCTTGAGGGGATTTTTATTTGAATAAAATCTGATAGGTGGTTATTCAGCTTTGTAAGCTTTCAAATTCAAAGCAATTTTTACTCAATCGTTAATAAATATATCACCTAAACTCTCAATAAAAGATTTAGACATAAATATTTCTCATTCTGTTTTGTCTCAGACCAATGTCCTCTGATGTCAAAATCAACGAATCATCACCTTCGTTCATAGAGACTTGAACAGTGAAAATGATGTTTATAGAGGTTTCCTTCAAGTTTCAATTCCAAGATAACAGAGTCAGCCTATCTTTATTTTCTACACTGTTAATTTCAAAATTCGCTTCAGGATATTTATTCACGTTATAGAAGTGATCTTCTTTATCATTTGTATATCCTTTTAAGTGATTTTCTCACTAGCATCCGAAAGTTTTTAGAAAGAAGTAAGAAACATGTTTCTACCCCAATGTTTACATTAAAAAGCTCACTTTACCCAGAAAATAAGTCCCTCTCTAACACTAATACTTTTTGTGGTGAAATTGTCACTTTACGAACACCTTCTCTGACTTCATTGCACACATAGTCTAGTGATAAGTAGTGATATAAGCAAAATCTCACTTTTTCTGACAAATTAGAAAAAGCAACTGCTTTTTTGGAAATAGTTCGCTTTATAAGCTCTAAAAGTAGATAATTTATCAGCGCTACATATATTTGCGATTTTACTGCATTCTCACTGGTTCCCCAGAAGGTTTTTACTTGTAGGTTTTGTTTTAAAGCTTTAAAAAACAATTCAATATCCCAACGTTTCTTATATAATGCTGCAATGGTATTGTATTCCCAATCAAGTTGGTTGGTAATAATGGCAATTACTTTGTTTTCATCTTCTTTATAAACATGTACCAATCTTAGTTTATGCTTTGAAATACCCGTTTCTATCGCCCTACCTGATGTAAGTTGTATTATTTCATCTTTAAGAATATGTTGGTCAACATCATCAGCAAGCTCCAGCTCCTCTATCGTTTCATACAAAGTGTTGGACTTAATTCTAGTAACAAATACATTTTCTGCTTTTATTCTATTGAGCATTAATTCAAAATCGAAATAAGCTCTGTCTTCAACTATAATAGTGTCTTTAGGGAAAATCAGTTGCTTTAATCCATATCTGTCATGAACCTTTGCTTCTGTTATATTTACTACATCAGGTATCATTAAATTATAATCCCAGCTAGTGTGCAATTTAATACCTCCTTTAGCTGTCCGAAACTCTGCCCAATCAAACATAGCCAGACACAAGGAAATCGTTGAGCTATCTATTAGTTTAACTACCTTGCCCTTAATCTCTTCTATAATATGGGTGTTATGATGCTGTTTTAGCACCGATTTATAGTGACTTAATAAACGATAATACAAGCTCTCAAACACCTGCCAGTCACGCTTTTTATTGCCATCGCTCATTGTAGAACGAGCAGGGCTTTGGGTTAAACCTAAGTCGCTTATAAAAATCTCGCTAACTCCAATTCCTGCTGATATATCATTGAGGCTCTGGCACTTATTAAGCTGTCCGAAAGTTAAAGCAACAAACTGGTCGTAAGTTCTATACTTATGAACACCTTTATCTGTTTTGTAGGTATTGGTGCAACTTCTAAATAACCAATGGGGTACTAAATCTAAAATTTGTCGAATGACTGGTTTATTGTTATTTTTGTTTCGCCTGAAGAGTCCCATATTTGAAAAGTTTTTGGTAGAACTCAAAAATACGTGATTCTGAGGGCTTTTTAAAATCCCGACTTTCGGATGCTAGTGTGATTTTCTATATCTTTCTTTTCTTGACTTTTAAGATAAAGTACACTTTATACCAAATTATACCAATTTAGTTATTAAATGCCGTATTAAAAGCCGTATTAAAAGCCTTTAGAAAATGATGGTTTCCTGTTATAGATTTAATGGTTTCAGGTTTCATTTCGCAGACCATTTCGCTTAGCCATTCTTTTAAACTTTTCATCGATTCGAATCTTTGATTCT
It contains:
- a CDS encoding DUF3467 domain-containing protein, producing MSDQNDKKQQKLNIQIDDDVAQGIYSNLAIINHSQTEFVLDFVNIMPGSPKNKVRSRIILTPQHAKRLMRALSDNINRFEKSQGSIKEQDKTNIPLNFGGPTGEA
- a CDS encoding IS4-like element ISPto2 family transposase, with amino-acid sequence MGLFRRNKNNNKPVIRQILDLVPHWLFRSCTNTYKTDKGVHKYRTYDQFVALTFGQLNKCQSLNDISAGIGVSEIFISDLGLTQSPARSTMSDGNKKRDWQVFESLYYRLLSHYKSVLKQHHNTHIIEEIKGKVVKLIDSSTISLCLAMFDWAEFRTAKGGIKLHTSWDYNLMIPDVVNITEAKVHDRYGLKQLIFPKDTIIVEDRAYFDFELMLNRIKAENVFVTRIKSNTLYETIEELELADDVDQHILKDEIIQLTSGRAIETGISKHKLRLVHVYKEDENKVIAIITNQLDWEYNTIAALYKKRWDIELFFKALKQNLQVKTFWGTSENAVKSQIYVALINYLLLELIKRTISKKAVAFSNLSEKVRFCLYHYLSLDYVCNEVREGVRKVTISPQKVLVLERDLFSG